GCCAGCGGCTGCTTGCGGATGTTGCCGCCCACGTACTCGGACGGCAGCGTGGGGCAGCCCTTGATGCCGCCATCGGCATGAATGCCGAGCACGGACAGGCCCGCCTTGCAGCCCGCCCACAGCTTGCCCACGCTCGCGAAGAGCAGGTCGTCGTACGGGCCGAAGTAACCGATGTCATTGGCGGGCGTCAGCGCCACGCGCGACTCATCGCGGGCCCGCAGCGCGACGCGCGCGAGCATCCGGTAGAAGTCCGGCAGCTCCGCCGGCTGCAGCAGCATCCACGCGTTGTCCCCGCCATTGCCCATGGCCGAGGTGAGCTGCACCTGCCACCCGCGGATGCCGGCGTCCCTCAGCCGCTCGTAGAGCGCGGGCAGCTCGGGGGCGGACAGGCGGTTGATCTGCGTGTTGGCGCTGAAGGGCAGGCCCACCTCGCGGAAGTGGCCCAGCGTCTGGAAGCAGAAGAAGAAGGAGCGGGGCTTGCCGCGAATGCGATCGTGCGTGGCCTCGAGGCCGTCCACCGACACGGAGACGTGGGCGATGCCCGCGTCCTTCATCTTGCGCGCCGTCTCGCGCGACAGGCCATAGCCGCCCGTCGTCATCGTGCAGCGCATGCCGGCGTCCGTGATGGCCCTGGCGATCTCCAGCCAGTCCGGACGGAGGAAGGCTTCTCCTCCCTCGATGGTGACTTCCTGGATGCCCACCTCGGCCAGCTGGCGGACCAGGTCGAGCGCCTCCTCGGGGGAGAGCTCGTCGTTGCGCGTGTCCCCCGCCCGGGAGCCGCAGTGTCCACAGGCGAGATTGCACTTCAGGGTGAGTTCCCACACGGCATACGCCGTGCGGGGTTGGACGACCGGAGGTGGCATGGGCGGGGGCGCGCGAACGTGAGAGGGAGACTAGCTCTCCAGCGAGATCTCGATCGGGGGCGGCAGGCCGTACCGGGCGCTACCACCGCGCACGCCCTCGAGGGTGTTCTCGTCCAGCTCGACGACCTCGCGGGCCTTCTCGTTCTGGCGCTCAATCACCTTGCTACGGGGGAACT
The sequence above is drawn from the Archangium gephyra genome and encodes:
- a CDS encoding radical SAM/SPASM domain-containing protein — encoded protein: MPPPVVQPRTAYAVWELTLKCNLACGHCGSRAGDTRNDELSPEEALDLVRQLAEVGIQEVTIEGGEAFLRPDWLEIARAITDAGMRCTMTTGGYGLSRETARKMKDAGIAHVSVSVDGLEATHDRIRGKPRSFFFCFQTLGHFREVGLPFSANTQINRLSAPELPALYERLRDAGIRGWQVQLTSAMGNGGDNAWMLLQPAELPDFYRMLARVALRARDESRVALTPANDIGYFGPYDDLLFASVGKLWAGCKAGLSVLGIHADGGIKGCPTLPSEYVGGNIRKQPLADILESRELTFNVDAGTEKGTAHMWGYCGSCKYAAACRGGCSQQAHVLFDKRGNNPFCHYRSLELAGRGLRERIVPGKPGPGRPFDHGVFDLLVEPVDAPWPADDTHRFSYERVQWPAGWEAFPLPEPKAQSEARAAVGT